The following DNA comes from Vibrio gigantis.
TTGCTTCATTGCCGTGGTTTGCACCAGCAAAGTCAGTACCTAGGTCGGTTTCCATGCCGTAGTTGGTGCCTGCAGCAAATCCGATTGCTAACTTTTCTGAATACTTGTGAGATACGTAAAAGTTAGGAATCACAGCACTGTGGGCGAAGTCTTTGCTGTTTGCAGGGGTATTTGCGCCAGATGTACCTTCGATATCAATGTTCGGGTCAACATAGATAGCGCCAACAGAAACTTGAGTGCCTTCTAGGTAAGTTAGCATTGCTGGGTTACGCCATTGTGCGTCTGCACCGTCAGCCATTGCTGCTTCACCAGCGTATGCGCGGCCAAGACCGGTTGCTGAGTATTCTGCTAGTTGAAAACCTGCCGCGTGAGTCACGGTAGAAGTCGAAAGTAGTCCAACTGCCACTGCAGCAGATAGAAGAGTCTTATTCATTTTCATTATTATGTTCGCTGAATCATAAGTATTAAGTGTCGTGATTCTACTTTTAGAGTTATTACTTTAAAAACGAAATTCGAATAAAACAGTGTTTTAGGGATTTAATTATTAAATGTGACTAATTATTAGGTAAATAGTCTGAATGTTTCGGCTGTGTTGCGAAGTTTGAGCGTACACCTGTAGTCAAATGTTGGGTTTGTGGGCTACACATGTAAGCTTAAATTTAGGCTGGTCAGTAGTTTAGGTAATAAAAAAGGGTCGCGTAATGCGACCCTTTGGAGTTTATAATTTCGATTATATTAGAAGCTGCGGCTGTACTGCAGACCCATTAGGATTGCATCAGCATGTGTTGTCGCTGTCAGGCTGCTAACACCAGCATTTTCTGAAACACTTACATCATCACCTAGCAAGTAAGTGAAACCAAAGTCTACGTTTGACGCTGTATCAATGTGGTAAGTGAAACCAGCTGAGAACCATTGGCGGTCAGAGTCAGGAACTGAAACTGAAGTTAATTGGTCTTGAGCACTTGTGTCATACATGTAACCAGTACGAAGAGTCCAAGTGTCGTTTAGGTAGTAAGTTCCACCAATTGCGTAGTGCCAGCCATCTTGCCATTCGTATGGTTTGTCATATGACGCTCCAATACCTACGAAATTATCTTGTAGATTTCTAAATTCAACTTGGTCAAACGCACTCCATCCAATCCACTGTACAGAGTAGTGCACTGCAAATTTAGTGTCTTCGATTCTGTGGTAACCTGAAAATTCAGCCATGTCTGGTAAAGGCAGTGTGATCTCTTGTCCTTTATCATCTTCAGCGGTCATCTCTGGGCTGTAACGGTAAGAAAAACCAAAACGGTTGTTTTTGTCTAACTCATAAACAGTACCTAGATTAAACCCGACTGCCCAACCATCAGCTTTATCAACGTTAACCAAATCACCGAAAGTTGCGTGTTGACGCTTCATTGTTCCTTGACCGTAAATCAGGTCAAGTCCAGCACCAAAGCTCCATTGGTCATTTAAGCGGTAAGAACCTGCAAGGCCAAAGTTGATGCTCATAATATCTGTTAGACCACCATATTCTTTAGCAACGTAGTCGTCAGAGAATTCAGTTTTTGTCCCGAAGTTGGAGTATGCATTTACACCCCAAGCAAACTTGTCGTTTACAGGCACAATCAAATGAATGTTTGGTGCTACAGAAGTACCGCCAACATCATCAGTATCAGGGACTGCGGTTGCAGAGCCACCCAAAGGAGTGTATTCAGCATCTTTCACTTCAATCATAGAAGTAATTGTTTCAAAACCAAGAGAAAGCTCAGTTTTGTCAAACAGTGCCATTGCTGCAGGGTTACGTGCCATTACTGACGCGTTATCTGCGATTACTGCATCACCAGCGAATGCACGGCCAATGCCGGTTGCTGATTGTGCATTAAGTTGGAAACCTGCTGCCATCGCTTGCGAAGACGCCAGTGTAATTGTTACTGCTAAAAGAGACTTTTTAAACAGACGCGTGTTGTTGGTAGTCATTCATTTATTCCTTTATATATCCGCCTCTACAGGGCGATTAATTTGAGCAATTGCTCAATGGTGGCTGATCCTATTCGCAAGTATACGATATACAAATCCGACCATTGATAAATTTGAGTGGAAAATTATGGAAATGACGCCTATCTGGCACGAAAATGGTGCGAAATGCTTCTTTTTAGAGTTTTAACTCTAGAGGTATTGAGCTTGTGAATGGTTTTGGTGTTTATTTATAAATAAAGCCCAGCAATATCAAGAGTATAATCGCTGGGCCTTTTATGACGGGGCTTTGAGAGTGAATTAGCTCATTGGTTTGATCATTTTTGTCAGTTTTTCGGCGATTTTGGAAACATCCTCACCATTTTCACCAACTAGGATTAAGCTGCTGCCATCTACAGGGGTCACCGAACCGGACATGCCTTCTTCATCAAAGTCGATCGA
Coding sequences within:
- a CDS encoding outer membrane protein transport protein; the protein is MTTNNTRLFKKSLLAVTITLASSQAMAAGFQLNAQSATGIGRAFAGDAVIADNASVMARNPAAMALFDKTELSLGFETITSMIEVKDAEYTPLGGSATAVPDTDDVGGTSVAPNIHLIVPVNDKFAWGVNAYSNFGTKTEFSDDYVAKEYGGLTDIMSINFGLAGSYRLNDQWSFGAGLDLIYGQGTMKRQHATFGDLVNVDKADGWAVGFNLGTVYELDKNNRFGFSYRYSPEMTAEDDKGQEITLPLPDMAEFSGYHRIEDTKFAVHYSVQWIGWSAFDQVEFRNLQDNFVGIGASYDKPYEWQDGWHYAIGGTYYLNDTWTLRTGYMYDTSAQDQLTSVSVPDSDRQWFSAGFTYHIDTASNVDFGFTYLLGDDVSVSENAGVSSLTATTHADAILMGLQYSRSF